The Naumovozyma castellii chromosome 4, complete genome genome contains a region encoding:
- the PDR8 gene encoding Pdr8p (ancestral locus Anc_6.60): MGSSSTQNIGFKRRRKPIKSCAFCRGRKLKCDKNKPICNQCLMRKHPTCIYTETFNIPIPQEQLYGKMPNIELLAKIQELEKTIEEMNKRISDQVSNLKAADSGKSTINTEVFDNNVDENFSDRETSSLSPIIDGNENMNVIPGPAEKVTLPIIQYVDKGNFFSPFKMDETFNVLGNPLLNYRMKDIDAGSNITFGVTAWNTTSTAEKVPFRKEYIKIQEKILPKVQKWKHKRNINLYNVNSLVDHRDTDGCILESVARTLPPLQDIRACLDKYFKGIHDFFPILDPTVTIQNFQKYFREDSEAEQIHGGHGTKLSVPDNKAIFEVAIILSILSDIIFTHQIPEPMEQFFLILYGTSSSEFCDVERAQFLLLQYFSKVYHKRSGKWNHSNLVELVDLLCRCCINLGLNDVYYLATDKDTAIMKWIWRFTLFADISVSFDMGKPLFISDSYLWDTTQTNQVEMRRETSMDTFIITSRRCINKLYEKTNNVDIGALIALLEEFIKIHFPIRANYTDSKGMKSQIDLFDILLLSPTLGLLLNLHHIKTCLFKDISIRTKNGIAKYGLLSVTLCVNTILTLYALDKQEENISSNSVSHLPPHLNFAQWLLNSLPMRCITEIFSCLFGGLTVYDKSNILLSKSNWSSKDLSTRDIHIPIDQYFSLPSVINQLMEVLDRICAPSMMDLQNILSTSLSFYTLLEFQQIGRRLIEKSLASRMQTEEVWSKRGVNFKELSGKAFSNFTDEVWDTYELQTKDIWDNI, translated from the coding sequence atggGATCTAGTTCTACACAAAACATTGGAtttaagagaagaagaaaaccTATCAAATCATGTGCTTTCTGTAGAGGAAGGAAACTCAAATGTGATAAGAATAAACCAATATGTAATCAATGTCTCATGAGGAAGCACCCTACATGCATTTATACCGAAACTTTTAATATTCCAATCCCACAAGAACAACTATATGGAAAAATGCCAAATATTGAACTTTTAGCAAAGATACAAGAGCTCGAAAAGACGATAGAGGAGAtgaataaaagaatatcaGACCAAGTTTCAAACTTAAAAGCTGCAGATAGTGGAAAGAGTACTATTAATACTGAagtatttgataataatgtcGATGAAAACTTTTCTGATAGAGAAACTAGCTCATTGTCTCCTATTATTGATGGGAATGAAAATATGAATGTGATACCTGGTCCTGCAGAAAAAGTTACCTTACCAATTATTCAGTATGTTGATAAAGGGAATTTCTTCAGTCCTTTCAAAATGGATGAGACATTTAACGTATTAGGTAACCCATTGCTAAATTATAGaatgaaagatattgatgCTGGAAGTAATATAACATTTGGGGTCACAGCATGGAATACGACTTCAACTGCTGAGAAAGTTCCATTTcgaaaagaatatattaaaatacaggaaaaaatattaccGAAAGTccaaaaatggaaacaCAAGAGaaatataaatttatataatGTCAATTCTTTGGTCGATCATCGAGATACAGACGGTTGCATTCTGGAATCAGTAGCAAGGACATTGCCTCCTTTGCAGGACATAAGAGCTTGTCtggataaatattttaaaggCATTCATGACTTTTTTCCTATCTTGGATCCTACAGTTACTATCcagaattttcaaaagtattTTAGAGAGGATTCTGAAGCTGAACAAATTCATGGAGGACATGGAACTAAATTATCTGTTCCCGATAATAAAGCCATTTTTGAGGTGGCTATTATTCTTTCGATACTCTCAGATATAATATTCACTCATCAAATTCCCGAACCGATGgaacaattttttcttatcttaTATGGCACTTCATCTTCCGAATTTTGTGACGTTGAAAGAGCTCAGTTCCTTCttttacaatatttttctaAAGTTTATCACAAGAGAAGTGGTAAATGGAATCATTCAAACCTTGTCGAGTTGGTGGATTTGTTATGCCGGTGCTGCATAAACTTGGGTTTGAATGATGTATATTATTTAGCAACAGATAAAGATACTGcaataatgaaatggatATGGAGGTTTACTCTGTTTGCTGATATTTCAGTTTCTTTCGATATGGGAAAACCGTTATTCATATCAGACAGTTATCTGTGGGACACTACACAAACGAATCAGGTCGAAATGAGAAGGGAAACCAGTATGGATACGTTTATAATAACAAGTCGCCGTTgcataaataaattatatgaGAAAACCAACAACGTTGATATAGGAGCTTTGATAGCTTTACTGGAggaatttatcaaaattcACTTCCCGATTAGGGCCAATTATACAGATTCAAAGGGAATGAAATCGCAAATCgatttatttgatattttacTTCTATCTCCTACTCTTGGACTACTATTAAACCTGCACCACATTAAAACGTGTTTATTTAAGGATATTTCTATTCGAACTAAAAATGGTATTGCAAAGTATGGGCTACTTTCCGTAACTCTATGTGTTAACACGATTCTTACATTGTATGCTCTGGataaacaagaagaaaatatttcctCTAATAGTGTTTCACATTTACCACcacatttgaattttgcCCAATGGTTGCTAAATTCTTTACCTATGAGGTGCATAACGGAAATCTTTAGTTGTCTATTCGGTGGGCTGACGGTTTACGACAAAAGCAACATATTATTATCGAAAAGTAACTGGAGCTCGAAGGATCTGTCCACAAGAGATATACACATTCCTATTGATCAGTACTTTTCTCTACCTTCTGTTATAAATCAACTGATGGAGGTTCTGGATCGTATTTGTGCCCCGTCAATGATggatttacaaaatatattatcc
- the SOF1 gene encoding rRNA-processing protein SOF1 (ancestral locus Anc_5.201) — translation MKIKTIKRSADDYVPVKSTQESQLPRNLNPELHPFERAREYTKALNATKMERMFAKPFVGQLGYGHRDGVYVIAKNYKNLNKLATGSADGVVKYWNMSTREELCSFKAHYGLITGLCVTPEHLSKQKNENFMLSCSDDKTVKLWSVNSEDYANLKNAEDINTASGLLKTYYSDFAFQGIDHHRSKSNFVTGGAKIQLWDSNRSKPLTDLSWGADNISTVKFNQNETDILASAGSDNSLVLYDLRTNSPTQKIVQTMRTNAICWNPMEAFNFVVANEDHNAYYYDMRNMSRALNVFKDHVSAVMDVDFSPTGDEIVTGSYDKTIRIFNTTHGHSREIYHTKRMQHVFQVKFSMDAKYIVSGSDDGNVRLWRSKAWERSNVKTTKEKNKLAYDEKLKERFKHMPEIKRISRHRHVPMVVKKAQEIKNIEISSLKRRETNERRTNKGKEFVSERKKQIVGTVFQYDNRDDKRKTGSDK, via the coding sequence atgaaaattaaAACGATCAAAAGAAGTGCTGATGATTATGTTCCAGTTAAGAGTACTCAAGAATCACAACTTCCTCGTAACTTAAATCCTGAACTCCATCCATTCGAAAGGGCTCGTGAATATACAAAGGCATTAAATGCTACCAAAATGGAACGTATGTTTGCCAAGCCGTTTGTAGGACAATTAGGTTATGGGCACAGGGATGGGGTATATGTTATCGCAAAGAATtataaaaatttgaataaactTGCCACAGGTTCCGCCGATGGTGTGGTTAAATATTGGAATATGTCCACTCGTGAGGAACTGTGTTCATTTAAGGCTCATTATGGGTTGATTACAGGTCTTTGTGTTACACCAGAGCATCTTTCTaaacaaaagaatgaaaatttcatgTTATCCTGTAGTGACGATAAGACGGTTAAACTATGGTCGGTTAATAGTGAGGATTATGccaatttaaagaatgcTGAAGATATAAATACCGCAAGTGGTTTATTGAAGACATATTATAGTGATTTTGCCTTCCAAGGTATTGACCATCACAGATCCAAATCCAATTTCGTTACCGGTGGGGCAAAGATTCAGTTATGGGACAGCAATAGGTCAAAGCCATTAACTGATTTATCATGGGGTGctgataatatttcaactGTAAAGTTCAACCAAAATGAAACAGATATCTTGGCTAGTGCTGGTAGTGATAACTCACTAGTTCTTTATGATCTAAGGACGAACTCACCTACACAAAAGATTGTTCAAACAATGAGAACAAATGCCATATGTTGGAATCCAATGGAAGCTTTCAATTTTGTAGTTGCCAATGAAGATCACAATgcttattattatgataTGAGAAATATGTCCAGGGCTCTTAATGTATTCAAAGACCATGTCAGTGCTGTTATGGATGTCGATTTCTCACCTACAGGTGATGAAATTGTGACTGGTTCATACGATAAGACTATCAGAATATTTAATACTACGCATGGACATTCAAGAGAAATTTATCATACTAAGAGAATGCAACATGTCTTCCAAGTCAAATTCTCTATGGATGCGAAGTACATAGTTAGTGGGTCAGATGATGGTAACGTTAGACTTTGGAGAAGTAAGGCATGGGAGAGATCTAATGTCAAGACTactaaagaaaagaataagtTGGCATATGAtgagaaattaaaggaGAGATTTAAGCATATGCCAGAGATCAAGAGAATTAGCAGACATAGACATGTCCCAATGGTTGTCAAAAAGGCTCAGGAGATTAAGAACATTGAAATAAGCTCattgaagagaagagaAACAAATGAAAGACGTACTAATAAAGGAAAGGAATTCGTATCTGAAAGGAAAAAACAGATAGTGGGAACAGTTTTCCAGTATGATAATAGAGATGATAAAAGGAAGACTGGCTCTGATAAGTAA
- the NCAS0D02740 gene encoding uncharacterized protein (ancestral locus Anc_5.202) — protein MGLTSSSLCCISDPINSTIIEKRKHLHQSRSYQNKNNWIPTNNKRSSPSYPKLFDPQYTKSTQPIPRMVMTETGILNHTSRSHIEETNKGGDNNNNPHLIENIDDSDDEKDELTVQEKQIDENENANLLSPSDDSSIATSQYEIHNVPIDLQGNQNSNGTYSNSTMDIDNATQNDIHQQNETVPNYNEIYPGDDNEDLIDLTILQPDQYHAPGFKTLLSPRKPEFSNKKCLVLDLDETLVHSSFKYVRTADFVLPVEIEDQIHNVYVIKRPGVDEFLKRVGELYEVVVFTASVSRYGDPLLNILDQSNSVHHRLFREACYNYEGNYIKNLAQIGRPLSDIIILDNSPASYMFHPQHAIPISSWFSDTHDNELLDIIPLLEDLSHDSVLDVGKILDVTI, from the coding sequence ATGGGATTAACATCCTCAAGTCTGTGCTGCATATCCGATCCAATAAACTCAACAATAATcgaaaaaagaaaacatcttcatcaatcaAGAAGTTACCAAAATAAGAACAACTGGATACCTACTAATAATAAACGTAGCTCACCATCTTATCCGAAATTATTTGACCCTCAATACACTAAAAGTACACAACCAATACCCCGCATGGTAATGACCGAAACAGGTATTCTTAATCATACTTCAAGATCTCATATCGAGGAAACCAACAAAGGAGGagataacaacaataatcCACATCTAATAGAAAACATCGACGATTCggatgatgaaaaagatgaattgaCTGTACAGGAGaaacaaattgatgaaaatgaaaatgcaAACCTTCTATCGCCTAGTGACGATAGTTCCATTGCGACATCACAGTATGAGATCCACAATGTGCCAATAGACCTCCAAGGAAATCAGAATTCAAATGGTACTTACTCTAATTCGACAATGGATATAGACAATGCTACTCAAAATGACATACATCAACAGAATGAGACTGTTCCAaattataatgaaatatatcCTGGCGATGACAATGAAGATCTAATAGATTTAACAATATTACAACCAGATCAATACCATGCCCCTGGTTTTAAGACCCTATTATCCCCAAGGAAACCTGAATTTTCTAATAAGAAATGCTTAGTCTTGGATCTAGATGAGACTTTAGTTCACTCctcattcaaatatgtCCGCACCGCTGACTTTGTTTTACCTGTCGAGATCGAAGATCAGATACATAATGTTTACGTTATAAAGAGACCTGGtgttgatgaatttttgaaaagagtTGGCGAATTGTACGAAGTTGTTGTATTTACAGCAAGTGTCTCTAGGTATGGTGATCCATTACTAAATATATTGGACCAGAGTAACTCCGTACATCATAGACTTTTCAGAGAGGCATGTTATAACTACGAGGGAAATTATATTAAGAATCTGGCCCAAATAGGTAGACCTTTGTctgatattattattcttgaTAATTCACCAGCTTCATATATGTTCCATCCACAACATGCAATCCCAATATCTTCTTGGTTTTCTGACACGCATGATAATGAACTATTAGATATTATACCGTTATTGGAGGACCTTTCCCACGATTCTGTGTTAGATGTGGGGAAAATTCTCGATGTAACAATatga